In one Natronosalvus amylolyticus genomic region, the following are encoded:
- a CDS encoding metallophosphoesterase, which produces MATLEPIPDEPAAVVTLEAERALVIADYHAGYEVGLRQERGVEVPSRAINRRERLCSLLERTGVDRLIVLGDLMHSIGDPGGAERGELEVLFESLPRGVEVTLVRGNHDGAIERWLEGDVEAEKSENGELERRIGGTHIQITDGTGIRLDGLGCCHGHTWPDRSVLGAATVCLGHEHPCVRLEDEVGGARIERVWLRGKLDPGPFRKRKEYQGMGWLDGETDPPEVVVVPAFNDLVGGTWTNLEGQSFLAPFFPEGFANTEAYLLDGTRLGPYRQL; this is translated from the coding sequence ATGGCCACCCTCGAGCCGATTCCCGACGAACCGGCAGCCGTGGTAACACTCGAGGCAGAGCGAGCGCTCGTTATCGCTGATTACCACGCAGGATACGAGGTTGGCTTGCGTCAGGAGCGTGGTGTCGAGGTGCCGAGCCGGGCCATAAACCGACGAGAGCGATTGTGTTCGTTGCTCGAACGAACCGGGGTCGACCGCCTCATTGTCCTTGGAGACCTCATGCACTCGATCGGCGACCCGGGCGGGGCCGAGCGGGGTGAACTCGAGGTGCTGTTCGAATCGCTCCCCCGTGGCGTCGAGGTGACGTTGGTACGAGGCAACCACGACGGTGCCATCGAGCGATGGCTCGAGGGTGATGTCGAGGCTGAGAAGAGCGAAAACGGCGAACTCGAGCGACGGATCGGTGGCACCCACATCCAGATCACCGACGGAACGGGGATCCGGCTCGACGGACTCGGCTGCTGTCACGGCCATACCTGGCCCGACCGATCAGTTCTCGGGGCGGCCACCGTCTGTCTCGGACACGAGCACCCGTGCGTTCGTCTCGAAGACGAGGTCGGTGGCGCGCGTATCGAACGGGTATGGCTCCGCGGGAAACTCGACCCGGGTCCCTTTCGAAAACGCAAAGAATACCAGGGGATGGGGTGGCTCGACGGTGAAACCGACCCGCCCGAGGTCGTCGTCGTCCCGGCGTTCAACGACCTCGTCGGCGGCACCTGGACGAATCTCGAGGGGCAGTCGTTTCTCGCCCCGTTCTTTCCCGAGGGGTTCGCGAACACGGAGGCCTATTTGCTCGACGGGACGCGCCTGGGCCCGTATCGACAGCTCTGA
- a CDS encoding DUF5658 family protein → MGTDQVRWHFPFTASVEEMTDLERWFWVVVGFSLVGDIVTTFVGLHLGLTESNPIARNAIEGWGLLGMLALKGFAVTVALVCRGVLERPYRPIIPAALAIPWLAAVVINTIAIGTVLFY, encoded by the coding sequence ATGGGTACCGACCAGGTGCGCTGGCACTTCCCGTTCACGGCCAGCGTCGAGGAAATGACCGACCTCGAGCGCTGGTTCTGGGTCGTCGTCGGTTTTTCCCTCGTCGGCGATATCGTCACGACGTTCGTCGGATTGCACCTCGGACTCACCGAATCGAACCCGATTGCACGGAACGCAATCGAGGGCTGGGGACTGCTTGGCATGCTTGCCCTGAAAGGATTCGCGGTTACGGTTGCATTGGTGTGTCGGGGTGTCCTCGAGCGACCGTATCGACCGATTATCCCTGCTGCACTGGCTATTCCCTGGCTCGCGGCCGTCGTGATCAACACGATTGCTATCGGGACGGTTCTCTTTTACTGA
- a CDS encoding GNAT family N-acetyltransferase, producing the protein MVELFPRTIETERLRLEAIHRDSLETATLFEFYDICSSDPDIDEVTQYVTWDPHASPKETLEFVEAVSDKRDENEGTSYLIYPREGEAGAGEIAGGAGFGVDWEARTMTLGCWLRKRYWGRGYSGERAAAFMQLAFEVLDLELVAATADVANEKSNVAIERYTERHGGGRDGLVRNGAGIGDEPADVYRYTVSRDAYLESDPQTASVRFPGFES; encoded by the coding sequence ATGGTCGAACTGTTTCCCCGAACGATCGAAACCGAGCGGTTACGACTCGAGGCGATCCACCGTGACAGTCTCGAGACCGCCACCCTCTTCGAGTTTTACGACATCTGTTCGAGTGACCCCGACATCGACGAAGTGACCCAGTACGTCACCTGGGACCCACACGCATCGCCGAAAGAGACGCTCGAGTTCGTCGAAGCCGTGAGCGACAAGCGAGACGAGAACGAGGGCACGTCGTACCTCATCTATCCGCGCGAGGGCGAAGCCGGAGCCGGTGAAATCGCCGGCGGTGCCGGGTTTGGCGTCGACTGGGAGGCCAGGACGATGACGCTTGGCTGCTGGTTACGAAAACGCTACTGGGGCCGGGGCTACTCCGGCGAGCGAGCGGCCGCGTTCATGCAACTCGCGTTCGAGGTACTCGACCTCGAGTTAGTCGCAGCCACCGCCGACGTCGCAAACGAGAAATCGAACGTGGCAATCGAACGCTACACCGAACGTCACGGCGGTGGTCGTGACGGCCTCGTTCGAAATGGAGCCGGTATCGGCGATGAGCCTGCGGATGTCTACCGCTACACCGTCTCTCGCGATGCGTATCTCGAGAGTGACCCACAGACGGCGTCGGTTCGCTTTCCGGGGTTCGAGTCCTGA
- the cofD gene encoding 2-phospho-L-lactate transferase, producing the protein MVTFCSGGTGTPKLLDGAGAVFSPEEITVVANTGDDIELGGLFVSPDVDTLLFQGGGVLDREKWWGIRGDTHRTNTALHDIAKAAGLETGPQYLPEEKQTDGRRLARWRRFSGVGEFMTIGDRDRAVHLTRTSLLDQGHTLTEVTETLADAFGVSIELLPMSNDPVASLIHTEDGLMHFQEYWIANRGDPTVTNVEFRGSSAAKPAPGVLEALSETVIIGPSNPVTSIGPLLSLPGVAKALMETTVIAVSPFVGSKAFSGPAGDLMAAVGAQPSTAGLATAYPFADAFVIDRQDDTTFDRPTIQTDISLDSREDAARVIKAIDEARALVA; encoded by the coding sequence ATGGTCACGTTTTGCTCCGGAGGGACCGGCACACCGAAGCTCCTCGACGGTGCGGGGGCGGTGTTTTCGCCGGAGGAAATAACGGTCGTTGCAAACACCGGGGACGACATCGAACTCGGTGGTCTTTTCGTCTCTCCTGACGTCGACACGCTGCTCTTTCAGGGCGGTGGCGTCCTCGACCGCGAGAAGTGGTGGGGAATCAGAGGCGACACCCATCGAACGAACACGGCGTTGCACGATATCGCCAAGGCAGCGGGCCTCGAGACCGGGCCACAGTACCTCCCGGAAGAGAAACAAACGGACGGGCGACGATTAGCTCGCTGGCGACGCTTTTCGGGCGTTGGCGAGTTCATGACGATCGGTGACCGTGACCGGGCGGTACATCTCACCAGGACCAGCCTGCTCGATCAGGGGCACACACTGACTGAGGTAACCGAGACGCTCGCTGACGCATTCGGTGTCAGTATCGAACTCCTTCCGATGAGCAATGACCCGGTAGCCAGCCTCATCCATACCGAAGACGGCCTGATGCATTTTCAGGAGTACTGGATCGCCAATCGTGGCGATCCAACGGTGACGAACGTCGAATTCCGCGGTTCGTCCGCCGCCAAGCCGGCTCCGGGCGTGCTCGAGGCGCTGTCGGAGACGGTTATCATCGGTCCGTCCAACCCGGTTACGAGCATCGGACCACTGCTCTCGCTTCCCGGTGTTGCGAAGGCATTGATGGAGACGACGGTGATTGCCGTCTCGCCGTTCGTCGGCTCGAAGGCGTTTTCGGGACCTGCAGGCGACCTCATGGCCGCCGTGGGGGCCCAACCGAGTACGGCGGGGCTGGCGACGGCCTATCCCTTCGCCGACGCGTTCGTCATCGACAGACAAGACGACACCACCTTCGACCGACCGACGATTCAGACCGACATCTCCCTCGATTCGAGAGAGGACGCCGCTCGCGTGATCAAAGCCATCGACGAGGCGCGGGCACTCGTCGCCTGA
- a CDS encoding PAS domain S-box protein: protein MDTTIHVLHVDDEPSLADLAATFLERHDSRFSVQTATSVDAGLEALEEHSYDCVISDYDMPGSNGIEFLETVRERYDDIPFILFTGKGSEEVASQAISAGVTDYLQKESGTEQYEVLANRIGNVVDQSRTERELVQQQTIFETLIENLPVGVLVEDESRQVLAANSTLTNMFSEDLEPDSMIGKDCGRLLHELKDVFHDPEEFIDSIEDCLESRTPNEGEEFVLEDGRIIERDYIPYQLADGEANLWVYDDVTEDREQQRLLTGLFEESLDGIGIKEVITDDDGNPVDYRYLQLNEKFEELTGLDADQVEGRRATEAIDGIEETPFIEIFGEVALEGTTAQFEQYSAPLDRYYKISAFSPRPRQVITIFSDITEQKERERELQRFKFFIEHTPDFMVIMDEDLSVRYQSPASPMLDFTPLHVVGDNPLEHIHPDDRERVLENIQRLLENPDTVSSSEYRAKDADGNWRWFEDRGQNYIGTEPIDGLAISIRDITDRKRQEQELKRQNDRLEEFASIVSHDLRNPLNIAKGNVDQARTECESDYLEEIEYAHDRMETLIEDLLTLARKGDAVSDKEPVDLGELSDNCWRNIESSDASLVVESESVILADRSRLRQLLENLFRNAVEHGPPTDESGAVLESFDELIVSVGDLEDGFFVEDTGQGIPAEKQSAVFEPGHTTIEDGTGLGLRIVQQIVDAHGWEIRLAAGDDGGARFEITGVDSVESGERFDDQ from the coding sequence ATGGATACCACAATCCACGTTTTGCACGTGGATGATGAGCCCTCGTTGGCCGATCTGGCCGCCACCTTTCTCGAGCGCCACGATAGCCGGTTTTCGGTCCAGACGGCGACCAGCGTCGATGCGGGCCTCGAAGCACTCGAGGAGCACTCTTACGATTGCGTTATCTCCGATTACGATATGCCGGGATCGAACGGTATCGAGTTCCTGGAGACCGTTCGGGAACGATACGATGACATCCCCTTTATTCTGTTCACCGGGAAGGGGAGCGAAGAAGTCGCGAGTCAGGCGATTTCGGCCGGCGTTACCGATTATTTGCAAAAAGAATCCGGCACCGAACAGTACGAAGTGCTGGCAAATCGAATCGGGAACGTGGTCGATCAGTCCCGAACCGAACGCGAGCTCGTTCAACAACAGACCATCTTCGAGACGTTGATCGAAAACCTGCCGGTGGGCGTCCTCGTCGAAGACGAATCGCGGCAAGTCCTCGCCGCCAACTCCACGCTGACGAACATGTTTTCCGAAGACCTCGAGCCGGATTCGATGATTGGGAAGGACTGTGGTCGACTTTTACACGAGTTGAAAGACGTCTTTCACGACCCGGAGGAGTTCATCGACTCCATCGAGGACTGCCTCGAGTCCCGAACACCCAACGAAGGAGAGGAATTCGTCCTCGAAGATGGGCGGATTATCGAACGCGACTATATCCCGTACCAGCTGGCAGATGGGGAGGCAAACCTCTGGGTGTACGACGACGTTACCGAGGACCGCGAACAACAGAGACTGCTCACCGGCCTGTTCGAAGAATCCCTGGATGGAATCGGGATCAAGGAAGTCATTACGGACGACGACGGGAACCCGGTCGATTACCGGTATCTGCAACTGAACGAGAAGTTCGAGGAACTCACTGGTCTCGACGCCGACCAGGTCGAGGGTCGACGAGCAACCGAGGCGATAGACGGCATCGAGGAGACACCGTTCATCGAAATCTTCGGCGAAGTGGCTCTCGAGGGGACGACTGCCCAGTTCGAGCAGTACTCCGCGCCGCTGGATCGATATTACAAAATTTCGGCGTTCTCTCCACGACCTCGGCAGGTCATCACCATCTTTTCGGATATCACCGAACAGAAAGAACGAGAACGAGAACTCCAGCGGTTCAAATTCTTCATCGAACACACGCCGGACTTCATGGTCATCATGGACGAGGACCTCAGCGTTCGCTACCAGAGTCCTGCCTCGCCGATGTTGGACTTCACACCGTTGCACGTCGTCGGAGACAATCCACTCGAGCACATCCATCCGGACGACCGCGAACGGGTGCTGGAAAACATCCAGCGCCTCCTCGAGAACCCAGACACCGTCTCGAGTTCGGAGTACCGGGCCAAAGACGCCGATGGGAACTGGCGGTGGTTCGAAGACCGCGGACAGAACTACATCGGCACCGAACCGATCGACGGGTTGGCCATCTCAATCCGTGATATTACTGATCGAAAACGCCAGGAACAAGAGCTCAAACGACAGAACGACAGACTCGAAGAGTTCGCGAGTATCGTTTCACACGACCTCCGAAACCCGTTGAACATCGCCAAAGGCAACGTCGATCAGGCACGAACGGAGTGTGAAAGCGACTACCTCGAGGAAATCGAGTATGCCCACGACCGCATGGAAACGCTTATCGAGGACCTCCTGACGCTGGCCCGTAAAGGGGACGCGGTCAGTGATAAAGAGCCGGTTGATCTGGGCGAGTTGAGCGATAACTGCTGGCGAAACATCGAGTCCTCGGACGCGTCCCTGGTCGTCGAAAGTGAGAGTGTGATCCTCGCCGACAGGAGCCGGCTTCGACAGCTGCTGGAGAACCTGTTTCGAAACGCCGTCGAACACGGCCCCCCGACTGACGAGTCCGGGGCGGTCCTGGAATCTTTCGACGAACTCATCGTGTCGGTCGGCGACCTCGAGGACGGCTTTTTCGTCGAAGATACGGGGCAGGGAATTCCGGCTGAAAAACAGTCGGCGGTGTTCGAACCCGGCCATACGACAATTGAGGACGGAACCGGGCTGGGATTGCGTATCGTCCAACAGATCGTCGATGCTCACGGCTGGGAGATACGGCTCGCCGCGGGAGACGATGGCGGCGCCCGATTCGAAATCACCGGCGTCGACAGTGTGGAATCTGGGGAACGTTTCGACGACCAATAG
- a CDS encoding tRNA-dihydrouridine synthase: MFSPPLALASLSGQSDADWARAGADWAGCAVLGGIALDQPSREAARALVARDRTEFLPDDPFAFVDDQLARLEGVPIQAAFNVRSASVDPIRRVARICRDRNALLEINAHCRQPELCAAGCGETLLADSERLCRYVEAADTTGVTVGVKVRAEVPDVSLSSLCPRLEAAGASFVHVDAMDSEAVIEEIVDSCELFVIANNGVRDGASVRTYLEYGADAVSVGRPSDNPVVLERVARALESEFVTRW, from the coding sequence ATGTTTTCACCACCACTCGCGCTCGCGAGCCTCAGCGGTCAGTCGGACGCCGACTGGGCTCGAGCGGGTGCCGACTGGGCCGGTTGTGCCGTTCTCGGCGGAATCGCCCTCGACCAGCCGTCCAGAGAAGCCGCCCGCGCACTGGTCGCCCGCGACCGGACGGAGTTCCTCCCGGATGACCCCTTTGCCTTCGTCGACGACCAGTTAGCCCGCCTCGAGGGGGTACCGATCCAGGCGGCGTTCAACGTCAGGAGCGCCAGCGTCGACCCTATCAGACGGGTCGCTCGAATTTGCCGTGACCGGAACGCACTGCTGGAGATCAACGCTCACTGTCGTCAGCCCGAACTGTGTGCGGCTGGCTGTGGCGAAACGTTGCTTGCCGACAGCGAGCGCCTCTGCAGATACGTCGAGGCAGCCGACACCACTGGCGTGACCGTCGGCGTAAAAGTCCGGGCCGAAGTCCCGGACGTCTCCCTGTCTTCGCTCTGTCCCAGACTCGAGGCCGCGGGCGCATCGTTCGTCCACGTCGACGCGATGGACTCCGAAGCCGTTATCGAAGAAATCGTCGACAGCTGCGAGCTGTTCGTCATCGCGAACAACGGCGTGCGAGACGGGGCGAGCGTTCGCACCTACCTCGAGTACGGAGCCGACGCCGTCAGCGTCGGTCGACCGAGCGATAATCCGGTCGTCCTCGAGCGCGTGGCTCGAGCGCTCGAGAGCGAGTTCGTGACAAGGTGGTAG
- the ligA gene encoding ATP-dependent DNA ligase LigA: MQFAAFADQAATIEAETADLEIITHVATLFEETASDADLERVARFVQGRVFPAWDSTKLDIGPRTCYEAIARAAGQNVSADDVETSVAEHGDIGAVAASYEFGTQRGLGAFGGGAASSIDDLTVTDVYETLEAVASADGSGSHDTKVDLLFSLFNRCAPEEARYLARLVLSEMRIGVGEGTVRDAIASAFEVPADDVERALQVSNDYGDVAVVARTDGVVGLESLSLAVGRPVQAMLAQAGTAREALEAWDKAAVEWKYDGARIQLHHDPDGETRIFSRNMEPVTDALPEVVEFAATIPEPVILDGEVVAVDDDGDPLPFQAVLRRFRRKHDVAKTREAIEVRPKFFDCLHADGEDLLETPLTERHARLEQVLSCVGGGGEATSGQWLTDDPEKIEAIDADALAAGHEGIMLKAPKSTYSPGRRGKHWLKRKPDVETLDCVVTGAEWGEGRRANYFGTFLLSVRDGEDDETIGKVATGITDEQLVELTELLEPHVRSESGKTIDLEPAVVFEVGYEEIQTSPTYSSGYALRFPRFIEVRSDSDDPDTLERVERLSGQ; encoded by the coding sequence ATGCAGTTCGCCGCGTTCGCCGACCAGGCCGCCACCATCGAAGCCGAGACAGCCGACCTCGAGATCATCACTCACGTCGCGACCCTCTTCGAGGAAACAGCGAGCGACGCCGACCTCGAGCGAGTTGCCCGGTTCGTCCAGGGACGCGTTTTCCCCGCGTGGGACAGCACCAAACTCGATATCGGCCCGCGAACGTGTTACGAAGCCATCGCTCGAGCGGCGGGTCAGAACGTGAGTGCTGACGACGTCGAAACGTCGGTCGCCGAACACGGAGATATCGGCGCCGTCGCGGCGAGTTACGAGTTTGGGACCCAGCGAGGACTCGGGGCCTTCGGCGGCGGAGCGGCCTCGAGTATCGACGACCTCACCGTTACAGATGTGTACGAAACCCTCGAGGCCGTGGCGAGTGCGGACGGGTCCGGAAGCCACGACACGAAAGTCGACTTGCTGTTCTCGCTGTTCAACCGATGTGCGCCGGAAGAGGCACGGTATCTCGCCCGACTCGTCCTCTCGGAGATGCGCATTGGCGTCGGTGAAGGGACGGTCCGAGACGCCATCGCGAGCGCGTTCGAGGTACCGGCCGACGACGTCGAACGGGCGTTGCAGGTCTCGAACGATTACGGAGACGTCGCCGTCGTCGCTCGTACCGACGGCGTGGTCGGACTCGAATCGCTCTCCCTCGCCGTTGGCCGTCCGGTACAGGCGATGCTCGCTCAGGCCGGAACTGCACGCGAGGCGCTCGAGGCATGGGACAAGGCGGCCGTCGAGTGGAAGTACGATGGCGCACGGATCCAACTGCATCACGACCCGGACGGCGAAACACGGATCTTCTCGCGGAATATGGAACCCGTGACGGACGCCCTCCCCGAGGTAGTCGAGTTTGCCGCGACGATCCCCGAACCGGTTATTCTCGACGGCGAGGTCGTTGCGGTCGACGACGACGGCGATCCACTCCCGTTTCAGGCAGTCTTGCGCCGGTTTCGCCGGAAACACGACGTCGCAAAAACCAGGGAGGCCATCGAGGTTCGGCCGAAGTTCTTCGACTGTCTCCACGCCGACGGCGAAGACTTGCTCGAGACACCGCTGACCGAACGACACGCTCGCCTCGAGCAGGTGCTCTCGTGTGTGGGCGGTGGGGGCGAAGCGACCTCCGGACAGTGGCTCACGGACGACCCCGAGAAAATCGAAGCGATCGACGCCGACGCACTCGCTGCCGGGCACGAAGGGATCATGCTCAAAGCCCCGAAGTCGACGTATTCGCCCGGCAGGCGCGGAAAGCACTGGCTCAAACGCAAGCCGGACGTCGAAACGTTGGACTGTGTCGTCACCGGCGCGGAGTGGGGTGAAGGTCGTCGAGCGAACTACTTTGGGACGTTCTTGCTGTCGGTGCGAGACGGTGAGGACGACGAGACCATCGGCAAAGTGGCGACGGGGATCACCGACGAGCAACTGGTCGAACTGACCGAGTTGCTCGAGCCACACGTTCGGTCCGAATCCGGGAAAACCATCGACCTCGAGCCAGCGGTCGTCTTCGAGGTCGGCTACGAGGAAATCCAGACCTCGCCCACGTATAGTTCAGGCTATGCATTGCGATTCCCACGGTTTATCGAGGTCCGCTCAGATAGCGACGACCCGGATACCCTCGAGCGAGTCGAACGACTGTCCGGGCAGTGA
- a CDS encoding DUF7385 family protein, translating into MEQFDKFVSSATLREENPSIKLYQNTVGLTCPACDEPFDDMVVCKDEYTSLNQTIPLDICTAVEDGKPVLFTHKP; encoded by the coding sequence ATGGAACAGTTCGACAAATTCGTCTCGTCGGCCACGCTTCGTGAAGAGAACCCGTCGATCAAACTGTACCAGAACACGGTAGGACTCACCTGCCCCGCCTGTGACGAACCGTTCGACGATATGGTCGTCTGCAAAGACGAGTACACGAGTCTCAATCAGACGATACCTCTCGATATCTGTACGGCCGTCGAAGACGGGAAACCGGTCCTGTTTACGCATAAGCCGTAA
- a CDS encoding ATP-binding protein translates to MADSSSPKPLVYVSVDEEHVASISDALGARGDFEVCPARAVSGALEQLETEPTPVCVLSDTRFSDGDWRELLEAVRGAYPTLPFILYPKPNDEVQFEVAFDAGVTGYLQQGTGRAHITDLCGAIQAAINTDRTRESLTERQKELRTIQEITTILESGEWSLRAMLYSIVQVIPEGFQHPDRTHARLAVDDAIAETDGFTHGETAATVRTTTTNRNIVLTVSVESSPDDTEPIIFPEEHEFLETIVTLLSGDIERRTYVERLEETENRFNQITENISEVVWITDPDQSEMIYVNPAYEDVWKRSLESLYDDPTSFLESVHPDDRERVERAVFEEQSRGTYDLEYRIVLPSGELRWIHDRGVPVESGDGSVYRIVGLSEDVTDRKEREQQLTVLDRVLRHNLRNDMNVIIGNAEEIIRNGESASAAHGQTIIAVAEELLDLANKQRKLSRLLIAPRDPKSQDIVDLIEGVCDPIEAATPTASIEISTSVAGKEVIRTTPHLYIALRELVENAIEHGGNGVSAVAIDATVTDSGVEICVSDNGSGIPLEEQAVLESGESQLIHGSGLGLWLVHWVVTQAGGSVSFEPNEEEGTTVTLWLPHVPEAA, encoded by the coding sequence ATGGCCGATTCCTCGTCACCAAAACCGCTGGTCTACGTCAGCGTTGACGAGGAGCACGTCGCTTCTATCAGCGACGCGCTGGGTGCTCGCGGTGACTTCGAAGTTTGTCCTGCTCGGGCCGTCTCTGGGGCGCTCGAGCAACTAGAAACGGAGCCGACGCCAGTTTGTGTTCTCAGCGACACCAGGTTTTCAGACGGTGACTGGCGCGAGTTGCTCGAGGCGGTCCGAGGGGCGTATCCGACACTTCCATTTATTTTATATCCGAAACCAAACGACGAGGTACAGTTCGAGGTTGCCTTCGATGCGGGTGTGACGGGCTATCTCCAACAGGGGACGGGGAGAGCACACATCACCGATCTCTGTGGGGCGATACAGGCGGCGATCAACACCGATCGGACGAGGGAGTCACTCACCGAGCGGCAAAAGGAGTTACGGACGATTCAAGAGATTACGACGATACTGGAGTCCGGAGAATGGTCACTCCGGGCGATGCTCTACTCTATCGTCCAGGTTATTCCGGAGGGGTTTCAACACCCTGATCGAACACATGCGCGACTCGCCGTCGATGACGCAATTGCCGAAACTGACGGATTCACTCATGGTGAGACAGCTGCCACAGTACGGACGACGACAACTAACAGGAACATTGTTCTCACCGTTTCCGTCGAATCGAGCCCCGACGATACCGAGCCAATTATTTTTCCCGAAGAACACGAGTTTCTCGAGACGATCGTAACGCTGTTGTCCGGGGACATAGAGCGGCGGACCTATGTCGAACGGCTCGAGGAGACTGAGAACCGATTCAACCAGATCACCGAGAATATCTCCGAGGTCGTCTGGATAACCGATCCCGACCAGTCGGAAATGATCTACGTCAACCCGGCTTACGAAGACGTTTGGAAACGGTCTCTCGAATCACTGTACGATGATCCAACCTCGTTTCTCGAGAGCGTCCACCCGGACGACCGAGAGCGCGTCGAACGCGCTGTGTTCGAAGAGCAGTCACGGGGCACCTACGACCTGGAGTACCGAATCGTCCTCCCGAGTGGCGAACTGCGCTGGATCCACGATCGTGGCGTTCCCGTCGAAAGCGGTGACGGGTCCGTGTATCGGATTGTCGGCCTCTCTGAAGATGTTACCGACCGAAAAGAACGTGAACAGCAACTGACAGTGTTGGATCGAGTGCTTCGCCACAACTTGCGAAATGACATGAACGTCATCATCGGTAACGCCGAAGAAATCATCCGAAACGGGGAATCGGCGAGTGCTGCACACGGCCAAACGATCATTGCGGTTGCCGAGGAGTTGCTCGACCTGGCGAACAAACAGCGCAAACTGTCCCGGTTGCTCATCGCGCCCCGAGACCCGAAGAGCCAGGATATCGTCGACCTCATCGAGGGTGTTTGTGACCCGATCGAAGCGGCGACACCGACGGCATCTATCGAGATTTCTACCAGTGTTGCCGGGAAGGAGGTAATCCGAACCACACCACATCTCTATATCGCCCTCAGGGAACTGGTCGAGAACGCCATCGAACACGGTGGTAACGGCGTGTCGGCGGTGGCGATTGACGCGACAGTAACTGACTCCGGCGTCGAGATTTGTGTCAGTGACAACGGTTCGGGGATTCCCCTCGAGGAGCAGGCCGTCCTCGAGAGCGGTGAGAGCCAACTGATTCACGGGAGCGGGTTGGGCCTGTGGCTCGTTCACTGGGTCGTGACCCAAGCCGGTGGCTCGGTGTCGTTCGAACCAAACGAGGAAGAGGGAACCACGGTCACGCTGTGGCTTCCACACGTCCCGGAAGCCGCCTGA